One part of the Parambassis ranga chromosome 8, fParRan2.1, whole genome shotgun sequence genome encodes these proteins:
- the fahd1 gene encoding oxaloacetate tautomerase FAHD1, mitochondrial, with translation MTARNVSRFWEWGRKIICVGRNYADHAKELKNAIPTEPVLFLKPPSAYVREGSPILVPLYTSNLHHEVELGVVIGKSGTAIPQSDAMEHVAGYALCLDMTARDIQDECKSKGLPWTLAKAFNTSCPVSEFIPKERIPDPGNVKLWLKVNDQLRQSGCTSQMIFSVPYLISYISDFITLEEGDLILTGTPKGVSAVQEHDELQAGIEDIITMSFRVDRRDV, from the coding sequence ATGACAGCGCGAAATGTGTCTCGGTTTTGGGAATGGGGCAGAAAAATCATTTGTGTTGGCAGAAACTATGCAGACCACGCTAAAGAGCTGAAAAATGCGATTCCAACGGAGCCTGTTCTGTTCCTGAAGCCTCCATCAGCATATGTGAGAGAGGGCTCTCCTATCCTGGTGCCTCTGTACACCAGTAACCTCCACCATGAAGTGGAGTTGGGGGTGGTCATTGGGAAAAGTGGAACAGCAATCCCACAGTCCGACGCTATGGAGCATGTGGCAGGCTACGCTCTGTGCTTGGACATGACGGCCCGGGACATCCAGGACGAGTGCAAGTCTAAGGGTTTACCCTGGACGCTGGCCAAAGCTTTCAACACCTCCTGTCCTGTCAGTGAGTTCATCCCTAAAGAGCGCATCCCTGACCCGGGGAACGTCAAACTCTGGCTGAAAGTGAACGATCAGCTGCGGCAGAGCGGCTGCACCTCCCAGATGATTTTCTCCGTCCCCTATCTCATCAGCTACATCAGCGACTTCATCACCCTGGAGGAGGGGGATCTGATCCTCACCGGGACCCCGAAAGGTGTCTCCGCAGTGCAGGAGCACGATGAGCTGCAGGCTGGGATTGAGGACATTATTACTATGAGCTTCAGAGTGGACAGACGGGACGTGTGA
- the LOC114440345 gene encoding hydroxyacylglutathione hydrolase, mitochondrial-like isoform X1 yields the protein MLFKSIVGSACTLIGAATAFKFAPVEVKAQAAALLHSAVRKSYLVEQRNMRIELLPALTDNYMYLLIDVDSREAAIVDPVEPIKVVEAVRKHGVKLTTILTTHHHWDHASGNEKMVKLMPGLKVYGGDDRVDALTKKVTHSNSFKVGSLTVKCLFTPCHTTGHVCYYVTKENSSEPPAVFTGDTLFVAGCGKFFEGTAEQMYKALIEILGRLPPETRVYCGHEYTVSNLKFARHVEPQNEVIQKKLQWAKEKCSEGEPTIPSTLADEFTFNPFMRVKEKSVQDHVKQTDPIETMRSLRKEKDGFRVPKE from the exons ATGTTATTTAAGTCGATAGTAGGGAGTGCCTGCACTCTAATAGGAGCTGCGACAGCCTTCAAATTCG cacctgtggaggttaagGCACAAGCCGCCGCTCTACTTCACAGCGCAGTGAGAAAATCTTACCTGGTGGAGCAAAGAAATATGAGGATTGAACTTCTTCCAGCACTCACTGACAACTACATGTACCTCCTGATTGATGTGGACTCCAGAGAAGCAGCTATTGTTGACCCTGTGGAGCCAATAAAG GTTGTGGAAGCCGTAAGAAAACATGGTGTAAAACTTACAACAATTTTAACCACCCATCATCACTG GGATCATGCCAGTGGAAATGAGAAAATGGTGAAGCTAATGCCGGGGCTGAAGGTCTATGGAGGAGATGACAGAGTTGATGCGCTTACAAAGAAAGTCACTCATTCCAACAGTTTCAAA GTTGGATCACTCACTGTCAAATGCCTGTTCACACCCTGTCACACCACTGGTCACGTCTGCTACTACGtgacaaaagaaaacagctcCGAGCCGCCAGCTGTTTTCACAG GGGATACTCTGTTTGTGGCTGGTTGCGGTAAATTCTTTGAAGGTACAGCGGAGCAGATGTACAAAGCCCTGATAGAAATTCTGGGACGCCTGCCTCCTGAAACG cgTGTTTACTGCGGTCATGAGTACACTGTCAGCAATCTTAAATTTGCTCGTCATGTGGAACCACAAAATGAGGTCATTCAGAAGAAGCTGCAATGGGCAAAG gAGAAGTGCAGCGAAGGAGAACCGACCATTCCGTCCACTTTGGCAGATGAATTTACATTTAACCCCTTCATGAGAGTCAA AGAGAAGTCCGTGCAAGACCACGTTAAGCAGACCGATCCCATTGAGACCATGAGAAGTCtcaggaaagaaaaagatggCTTCCGTGTGCCTAAAGAGTGA
- the LOC114440345 gene encoding hydroxyacylglutathione hydrolase, mitochondrial-like isoform X2 encodes MLFKSIVGSACTLIGAATAFKFAPVEVKAQAAALLHSAVRKSYLVEQRNMRIELLPALTDNYMYLLIDVDSREAAIVDPVEPIKVVEAVRKHGVKLTTILTTHHHWDHASGNEKMVKLMPGLKVYGGDDRVDALTKKVTHSNSFKVGSLTVKCLFTPCHTTGHVCYYVTKENSSEPPAVFTGDTLFVAGCGKFFEGTAEQMYKALIEILGRLPPETEKCSEGEPTIPSTLADEFTFNPFMRVKEKSVQDHVKQTDPIETMRSLRKEKDGFRVPKE; translated from the exons ATGTTATTTAAGTCGATAGTAGGGAGTGCCTGCACTCTAATAGGAGCTGCGACAGCCTTCAAATTCG cacctgtggaggttaagGCACAAGCCGCCGCTCTACTTCACAGCGCAGTGAGAAAATCTTACCTGGTGGAGCAAAGAAATATGAGGATTGAACTTCTTCCAGCACTCACTGACAACTACATGTACCTCCTGATTGATGTGGACTCCAGAGAAGCAGCTATTGTTGACCCTGTGGAGCCAATAAAG GTTGTGGAAGCCGTAAGAAAACATGGTGTAAAACTTACAACAATTTTAACCACCCATCATCACTG GGATCATGCCAGTGGAAATGAGAAAATGGTGAAGCTAATGCCGGGGCTGAAGGTCTATGGAGGAGATGACAGAGTTGATGCGCTTACAAAGAAAGTCACTCATTCCAACAGTTTCAAA GTTGGATCACTCACTGTCAAATGCCTGTTCACACCCTGTCACACCACTGGTCACGTCTGCTACTACGtgacaaaagaaaacagctcCGAGCCGCCAGCTGTTTTCACAG GGGATACTCTGTTTGTGGCTGGTTGCGGTAAATTCTTTGAAGGTACAGCGGAGCAGATGTACAAAGCCCTGATAGAAATTCTGGGACGCCTGCCTCCTGAAACG gAGAAGTGCAGCGAAGGAGAACCGACCATTCCGTCCACTTTGGCAGATGAATTTACATTTAACCCCTTCATGAGAGTCAA AGAGAAGTCCGTGCAAGACCACGTTAAGCAGACCGATCCCATTGAGACCATGAGAAGTCtcaggaaagaaaaagatggCTTCCGTGTGCCTAAAGAGTGA
- the LOC114439976 gene encoding hydroxyacylglutathione hydrolase-like protein yields MKVKVISILEDNYMYLVIEEQSKQAIAVDPAVPHRLLEIVKRESLSLVAVLTTHHHWDHARGNEALLKEVPDLRVYGGDDRIGGLTDKVTNAQELKFNSINVRCLFTPCHTSGHMCYFVWEDECTDAPAVFTGDTLFIGGCGRFLEGTAEQMYHNLTQVLGSLPQDTKVFCGHEYTIKNLKFAMLVEPENEKVKEMLSWARARDDDDKPTVPSTLIEEFEYNPFLRLSEEGVQKFTGKTDPIEVLRVLRKEKDKFKKPKERLPPHAMLALEWGLLRP; encoded by the exons ATGAAGGTAAAGGTGATCTCCATCCTAGAAGACAACTACATGTACCTGGTGATAGAGGAGCAGAGTAAACAGGCCATAGCTGTGGACCCTGCTGTGCCGCACCGG CTGCTAGAAATAGTGAAGAGAGAAAGTTTGTCACTTGTAGCTGTTCTCACCACGCACCATCACTG GGACCACGCTCGAGGGAATGAGGCCTTGCTGAAGGAGGTTCCAGACCTGAGGGTGTACGGGGGAGATGATCGGATTGGAGGTCTGACGGACAAAGTCACAAATGCTCAGGAACTGAAG TTTAACTCCATCAATGTGAGGTGCCTCTTTACTCCCTGCCATACCTCTGGTCACATGTGCTACTTTGTTTGGGAGGATGAGTGCACTGACGCCCCTGCTGTGTTCACAG GGGATACGTTGTTTATTGGTGGTTGTGGGCGGTTTCTTGAGGGAACAGCAGAACAGATGTACCACAACCTTACCCAGGTGCTTGGCTCCCTACCTCAAGACACG AAGGTGTTCTGTGGGCATGAGTACACCATTAAGAACTTAAAGTTCGCCATGCTGGTGGAGCCAGAGAATGAAAAGGTTAAAGAGATGCTGAGCTGGGCCAGG GCGAGAGATGACGATGACAAACCCACAGTGCCATCTACCTTAATAGAGGAATTTGAATACAACCCTTTCCTTCGCCTCTC TGAGGAAGGAGTGCAAAAGTTCACAGGGAAGACAGACCCCATAGAGGTGCTAAGGGTGCTGCGGAAGGAGAAGGACAAATTTAAGAAGCCCAAGGAGAGACTTCCTCCACACGCCATGTTAGCTTTGGAGTGGGGACTGCTCAGACCTTGA